A single window of Nocardia sp. NBC_01327 DNA harbors:
- a CDS encoding alpha/beta hydrolase, with the protein MSQFPTLDPELAASITMLPEGDFSDLPAARTTLNDMVDTMLADLSFDGVLLQELTIPGLGGDPDIAVRFFTPDNVQEPLPVLLWIHGGGFAVGTAASCDPYCLDIVRELGIAVASVDYRLAPETPFPGPLDDCYAALTHIHAHAAEWGIDPARIAVGGQSAGGGLAAGTVLKARDEGLVPVAFQLLEIPELDDRLHTVSMAEFIDTPLWNRPNAILSWRYYLGESYTGPADPSVSLYAAPSRATDLSALPPTYLCTMELDPLRDEGIDYALRLLQAGVSVELHSFSGTFHGSGLVATAEVSRRAAAESRNALRRGLRVPSPVL; encoded by the coding sequence ATGTCACAATTCCCGACGCTCGATCCCGAACTCGCCGCCTCGATCACCATGCTCCCCGAGGGTGATTTCTCCGACCTGCCGGCGGCACGGACAACCTTGAACGACATGGTCGACACAATGCTGGCCGATCTGTCCTTCGACGGAGTTCTCCTGCAAGAGTTGACGATTCCCGGTCTCGGTGGAGATCCGGATATCGCGGTGCGGTTCTTCACCCCCGACAACGTGCAAGAGCCTCTCCCCGTTCTTCTCTGGATCCACGGCGGCGGATTCGCGGTCGGCACCGCAGCATCGTGCGATCCGTACTGCCTCGACATAGTGCGAGAACTCGGAATCGCCGTGGCGAGTGTCGACTATCGCCTCGCCCCCGAAACTCCCTTCCCCGGCCCGCTCGACGATTGCTACGCAGCCCTGACCCATATCCATGCGCACGCGGCCGAATGGGGAATCGATCCCGCTCGCATCGCCGTCGGCGGTCAGAGCGCGGGTGGCGGACTCGCCGCCGGCACAGTGCTGAAAGCCCGGGATGAAGGGCTTGTTCCGGTCGCCTTCCAGCTCCTCGAAATCCCCGAACTCGACGACAGATTGCACACCGTCTCGATGGCGGAGTTCATCGATACGCCGCTGTGGAACCGGCCCAATGCCATCCTGTCCTGGCGGTATTACCTCGGTGAGTCCTACACCGGCCCAGCGGATCCGAGCGTCTCCCTATACGCGGCGCCGTCACGCGCGACCGATCTCAGCGCACTGCCCCCGACCTATCTGTGCACCATGGAACTCGACCCACTGCGCGACGAAGGGATCGACTACGCCCTGCGGCTGCTCCAGGCCGGCGTCAGTGTCGAGCTGCACTCCTTCTCCGGCACCTTCCACGGATCCGGTTTGGTGGCAACGGCCGAGGTCAGCAGGCGCGCCGCCGCGGAATCACGCAACGCTTTGCGAAGGGGCCTGCGTGTGCCGTCTCCGGTTTTGTAG